In the Catenulispora sp. GP43 genome, one interval contains:
- the dhaL gene encoding dihydroxyacetone kinase subunit DhaL: protein MDIHLTRAWVRAMAAAMDENKDRLTQLDSAIGDADHGVNMQRGFTAVLAALDGYEAAGVGDVLVKTGTTLISTVGGAAGPLYGTFFRATGKQLSGPTADAGQLAAAFDAGLAGVQKLGAAVPGDKTMVDALVPALAAFGEAAGAGQGEAAAAEQAAKAAETGMQDTIPLQARKGRASYLGARSIGHQDPGATSTALVFRTLAEVLQS from the coding sequence ATGGACATCCACCTGACCCGGGCCTGGGTCCGGGCCATGGCCGCGGCGATGGACGAGAACAAGGACCGCCTGACCCAGCTGGACTCGGCCATCGGCGACGCCGACCACGGCGTGAACATGCAGCGTGGCTTCACCGCGGTCCTGGCGGCCCTGGACGGCTACGAGGCGGCCGGCGTCGGCGACGTGCTCGTCAAGACCGGCACCACGCTGATCTCCACCGTCGGCGGCGCGGCCGGCCCGCTCTACGGCACCTTCTTCCGCGCCACCGGCAAGCAGCTGTCCGGCCCGACCGCCGACGCCGGGCAACTGGCCGCGGCCTTCGACGCCGGACTGGCCGGCGTACAGAAACTCGGCGCCGCGGTGCCCGGTGACAAGACCATGGTCGACGCTCTCGTCCCGGCGCTGGCCGCGTTCGGCGAGGCGGCGGGCGCCGGACAGGGCGAGGCCGCGGCCGCCGAGCAGGCCGCGAAGGCCGCCGAGACCGGCATGCAGGACACGATCCCCTTGCAGGCCCGCAAGGGACGCGCGTCCTACCTCGGCGCCCGCAGCATCGGACACCAGGACCCCGGTGCCACCTCCACCGCACTGGTCTTCCGAACCCTCGCGGAGGTGCTCCAGTCGTGA
- a CDS encoding IclR family transcriptional regulator gives MVQSVQRAVRVLRELAAGGPRLGVTELAERVGVAKPTVHALLRTLEGEGLVVQDSETGRYQLGPGLLLLGNAYLDTQELRARSLSWADTLANRADEAVWVAVLTGDHVFVVHHAFRPEGVVQILEVGASIPWSTCALGKAIVAFLPPDQRAALLDGDLQALTGSSITDPEALARQLDEVGRTGHALENQESALGDAGIAAPVFDRNGVAGAIGLIGPVERVLDDGARQDHIVAVREVARQISRELGAGRGTSRAVRP, from the coding sequence ATGGTGCAGTCGGTGCAGCGTGCGGTGCGCGTCCTGCGGGAGCTCGCCGCCGGTGGCCCGCGGCTGGGTGTGACCGAGCTGGCCGAGCGGGTCGGTGTCGCCAAGCCGACGGTGCACGCCCTGCTGCGCACGCTGGAGGGCGAGGGGCTGGTGGTCCAGGACTCCGAGACCGGCCGGTACCAGCTGGGCCCGGGGCTGTTGCTGCTGGGCAACGCCTACCTGGACACGCAGGAGCTGCGGGCGCGCTCGCTGAGCTGGGCCGACACCCTGGCCAACCGGGCCGACGAGGCCGTCTGGGTGGCGGTGCTGACCGGCGATCACGTCTTCGTCGTGCACCACGCGTTCCGGCCCGAGGGCGTCGTGCAGATCCTGGAGGTCGGCGCCAGCATCCCCTGGAGCACCTGCGCGCTGGGCAAGGCGATCGTCGCGTTCCTGCCCCCGGACCAGCGCGCGGCGCTGCTGGACGGCGACCTGCAGGCGCTGACCGGCTCCAGCATCACCGACCCGGAGGCGCTGGCCCGGCAGCTGGACGAGGTCGGGCGGACCGGGCACGCGCTGGAGAACCAGGAGTCGGCGCTGGGCGACGCCGGGATCGCCGCCCCGGTCTTCGACCGTAACGGCGTGGCCGGCGCGATCGGCCTCATCGGCCCGGTCGAGCGGGTCCTGGACGACGGCGCACGTCAGGACCACATCGTCGCCGTGCGCGAGGTCGCGCGGCAGATCTCGCGGGAGCTCGGCGCGGGCCGCGGCACCTCGCGGGCCGTGCGTCCCTGA
- the dhaK gene encoding dihydroxyacetone kinase subunit DhaK, whose protein sequence is MKKLINTPESVLSDALAGVAAAHPTLHVDARARVITRAGGPAVGKVALISGGGSGHEPLHGGFVGTGMLHAACPGEVFTSPVPDQMLAAAQAVNGGAGVVFIVKNYTGDVMNFEMAAELAGDEGIEVATVLVDDDVAVKDSTWTAGRRGTGATVFVEKIAGALAEQGAGLAEVAELGRRVNAASRSFAVALTPCTTPAAGRPGFELAEDEMEVGVGIHGEPGRSREKLEPASAIVARSLDAIFADQPLAAGEETIVMVNGLGGTPLIELYVAYAEVAKYFAERGVRIARNLVGNYITSLEMAGVSLTVCKADEQMLALWDAPVDTPALRWGA, encoded by the coding sequence ATGAAGAAGCTGATCAACACACCAGAGTCCGTCCTGAGCGACGCCCTCGCCGGGGTCGCGGCGGCCCACCCCACGCTCCACGTGGACGCCCGGGCCCGCGTCATCACCCGGGCCGGCGGGCCCGCGGTCGGGAAGGTCGCGCTGATCTCCGGCGGCGGTTCCGGGCACGAGCCCCTGCATGGCGGATTCGTCGGCACCGGGATGCTGCACGCCGCCTGCCCGGGGGAAGTGTTCACCTCGCCGGTCCCGGACCAGATGCTGGCGGCGGCGCAGGCCGTGAACGGCGGCGCCGGCGTGGTGTTCATCGTGAAGAACTACACCGGCGACGTCATGAACTTCGAGATGGCCGCCGAACTGGCCGGCGACGAGGGCATCGAGGTGGCCACGGTCCTGGTCGACGACGATGTCGCGGTCAAGGACTCGACGTGGACCGCCGGACGCCGCGGCACCGGTGCGACGGTGTTCGTGGAGAAGATCGCCGGAGCCCTCGCCGAGCAGGGCGCCGGGCTGGCCGAGGTCGCCGAGTTGGGCCGCCGCGTCAACGCCGCCTCGCGCAGTTTCGCCGTGGCGCTGACCCCGTGTACGACGCCCGCGGCCGGCCGGCCCGGCTTCGAGTTGGCCGAGGACGAGATGGAGGTCGGCGTCGGCATCCACGGTGAGCCCGGCCGCAGCCGGGAGAAGCTGGAGCCGGCTTCGGCGATCGTGGCCCGTTCGCTGGACGCCATCTTCGCCGACCAGCCGCTGGCCGCCGGCGAGGAGACCATCGTCATGGTCAACGGCCTGGGCGGCACCCCGCTGATCGAGCTGTACGTCGCCTACGCCGAGGTCGCGAAGTACTTCGCCGAACGCGGCGTGCGCATCGCCCGCAACCTGGTCGGGAACTACATCACCAGCCTGGAGATGGCAGGCGTTTCGCTGACCGTCTGCAAGGCCGACGAGCAGATGCTCGCCTTGTGGGACGCGCCGGTGGACACCCCGGCGCTGCGCTGGGGCGCCTGA
- the dhaM gene encoding dihydroxyacetone kinase phosphoryl donor subunit DhaM, with protein MNQSPGIVLVSHSAQLAAGLRELLAQIATDRVPVALAGGTPDGGLGTSYERIAAAIAEADRGAGVIVLPDLGSSVLTTLTVLEDHPRPDVLLVDAPFVEGAVAAAVTAASGADLATVAEAARQARGIRKLADSDPGTDPEPRPETEPAGTRTVSRQVTLPATLHARPAGRLAQEAAKFTSTIRIEHGGKTVNPTGVLTVMSLGATAGGTVTVHAEGPDADAAVETLAGILAEVE; from the coding sequence ATGAACCAGTCCCCCGGAATCGTACTCGTATCCCACAGCGCCCAACTGGCAGCGGGCCTGCGCGAACTCCTGGCGCAGATCGCCACGGACCGGGTCCCGGTGGCACTGGCCGGCGGCACCCCCGACGGCGGCCTCGGCACGAGCTACGAGCGCATCGCGGCGGCCATCGCGGAGGCGGACCGCGGCGCGGGCGTGATCGTCCTGCCCGACCTGGGCAGCTCGGTCCTGACCACCCTGACGGTCCTGGAGGACCACCCCCGCCCCGACGTCCTGCTGGTGGACGCCCCCTTCGTCGAGGGCGCGGTGGCCGCCGCCGTCACCGCGGCCTCCGGCGCCGACCTCGCCACCGTGGCCGAGGCCGCGCGCCAGGCACGCGGGATCAGGAAGCTGGCGGACTCGGACCCGGGCACGGACCCCGAACCGCGGCCCGAAACCGAGCCCGCCGGCACCCGCACCGTGTCACGCCAGGTGACCCTGCCCGCGACCCTCCACGCCCGCCCCGCAGGCCGCCTGGCCCAGGAAGCCGCGAAGTTCACCAGCACCATCCGCATCGAACACGGCGGCAAAACGGTCAACCCCACCGGCGTCCTGACCGTGATGAGCCTCGGCGCCACCGCCGGCGGCACCGTGACCGTGCACGCCGAGGGGCCGGACGCCGATGCGGCGGTCGAGACGCTGGCGGGGATTCTCGCCGAGGTGGAGTAG